A single region of the Sphingomonas crocodyli genome encodes:
- a CDS encoding SDR family oxidoreductase, which translates to MKSLEGKIAVITGGNSGIGLATAQLFASEGARVVITGRRKDALDDAVQSIGPDALGIQGDVADIEHHREIAQVVHDRFGGADIYVANAGMNLITASGQVSEAEYDAQFATNARGIFFGVQSITPVLRDGASIILVGSLASEKVLEGHAVYAGTKAAIGAFARSWALEFKERGIRVNVLSPGPVETAILDKMGIAPADRAAFIEGFASAIPLGRFGQPSELADAALFLASNASSFVTGINLRVDGGMALL; encoded by the coding sequence ATGAAAAGTCTTGAAGGCAAGATCGCCGTCATCACCGGCGGCAATAGCGGCATCGGCCTTGCGACCGCCCAACTCTTCGCGTCGGAAGGCGCCAGGGTGGTGATCACCGGTCGTCGCAAGGACGCTCTCGACGACGCCGTACAGTCGATCGGACCGGATGCTCTGGGGATTCAGGGCGACGTCGCCGACATCGAGCACCATCGCGAAATTGCACAGGTTGTCCATGATCGCTTCGGCGGCGCGGATATCTATGTGGCCAATGCCGGCATGAATCTGATCACGGCTTCCGGGCAGGTATCGGAAGCCGAATATGACGCGCAGTTTGCGACCAACGCGCGCGGTATATTCTTCGGCGTGCAGAGTATCACCCCCGTGCTACGCGACGGCGCGTCGATCATCCTCGTCGGCTCGCTCGCGAGCGAAAAGGTTCTGGAGGGGCACGCGGTCTATGCTGGAACGAAGGCCGCGATTGGCGCCTTCGCCCGAAGCTGGGCGCTTGAGTTCAAGGAACGCGGAATCCGGGTGAACGTGCTGAGCCCCGGCCCGGTCGAAACCGCGATCCTCGACAAGATGGGCATCGCCCCCGCCGACCGCGCGGCCTTCATCGAAGGTTTCGCCTCAGCGATCCCACTCGGGCGCTTCGGTCAGCCCAGTGAACTCGCAGATGCTGCGCTGTTCCTGGCATCCAACGCCAGCAGCTTCGTCACCGGCATCAACCTGCGCGTCGACGGCGGCATGGCGCTCCTCTGA
- a CDS encoding ATP-binding protein, whose amino-acid sequence MTISRPDTIAARSDLHIADLATESIVIFDQDGRVRYWNPASEALYGWPSLTMIDQNIDAITKRNGEEPMHWPLLLQEGVWRGRVRRRHVSGASIIADIRQYVRFHADGSAGEVIEYGRRAPSGEESDRDDWNIPDRLMAASWEIDMSAARSLIEAHATEGSPPEALAIDIVTALRVIDVNERTARLVGGNRGRAVMIGQSVAKFWPIESRAILGELVIEAVAAGVPGHTVKRQLASDGILRDPIVTLWLGDKPDRIFVAVNGTADDDRSYLYLRASEARYRKLIHYMPTALLQVDASHMGRIYAQIKSSGVEDFGRYLDDHPELLDLANETVTVTDVNRRAVDMFGGDNALDLAGPVGFLFAANRATLKNVMVGRFNGQPSHSELTKVRTFDGRILDVQLSVTYPIPPRELDVTIFSIQDVTAQLQIEAQLRQLQADFTHAARISTLGELTTSIAHEVNQPLAAILTNAETSLRWLSKDDPDLAKVAQLTTRIVAGAQRANGIVQRIRGMATKHQPERTKLDINEVAQEALMFLRHEIETRDIRIATTFAHRLPKVTGDRIQLQQVIVNLLLNAIQAMTAAQSADCAIAIATTTDGNGGLSFSIRDSGPGIPATDIDRIFEGFFTTKEGGLGIGLGICQSIIMGHGGLIHALNHPEGGAEFRFNLPSASSN is encoded by the coding sequence ATGACGATCTCGAGGCCCGATACGATCGCCGCGCGAAGCGATCTGCACATCGCCGATCTCGCGACGGAAAGCATCGTCATCTTCGATCAGGATGGACGCGTCCGTTACTGGAATCCCGCATCCGAGGCGCTGTACGGCTGGCCATCGCTCACCATGATCGATCAGAATATCGATGCCATCACGAAGCGGAATGGCGAGGAGCCGATGCACTGGCCTCTGCTACTGCAGGAAGGCGTCTGGCGCGGGCGGGTCCGGCGTCGCCATGTTTCGGGCGCGTCGATCATCGCTGACATCAGGCAATATGTCCGTTTCCACGCGGATGGCTCCGCCGGCGAAGTCATCGAATATGGGCGCCGCGCGCCGTCCGGTGAGGAGAGCGATCGCGACGACTGGAACATTCCCGATCGGCTGATGGCCGCAAGCTGGGAAATCGACATGTCCGCCGCACGATCCCTGATCGAGGCACATGCGACTGAAGGCAGCCCGCCTGAAGCGCTGGCGATCGATATCGTGACCGCGCTGCGCGTCATCGACGTCAACGAACGCACGGCGCGGCTCGTCGGCGGGAATCGCGGTCGGGCGGTGATGATCGGGCAGTCCGTTGCCAAATTCTGGCCGATCGAAAGCCGTGCCATCCTCGGCGAACTGGTGATCGAAGCGGTAGCGGCGGGCGTGCCGGGGCACACCGTCAAACGCCAACTGGCATCCGATGGTATTCTGCGCGATCCGATCGTCACCTTATGGCTCGGCGACAAGCCCGACCGTATTTTCGTCGCGGTCAACGGCACGGCCGACGATGACCGATCCTATCTCTATCTGCGTGCCAGCGAGGCGCGCTATCGCAAGCTCATCCACTATATGCCGACCGCGCTGCTCCAGGTCGACGCCAGCCATATGGGCCGTATCTACGCCCAGATAAAATCCAGCGGGGTCGAAGATTTCGGGCGCTATCTCGACGATCATCCCGAGCTTCTGGACCTTGCGAACGAGACAGTGACGGTGACGGACGTCAATCGCCGCGCGGTCGACATGTTCGGCGGGGACAATGCGCTCGATCTTGCTGGACCGGTCGGCTTTCTGTTTGCAGCCAATCGGGCCACGTTGAAAAACGTGATGGTCGGCCGCTTCAACGGCCAGCCGAGCCACAGCGAACTCACCAAGGTCCGCACATTTGACGGCCGGATTCTCGACGTCCAGCTGTCCGTGACCTACCCGATCCCGCCGCGCGAACTGGATGTCACGATCTTCAGCATCCAGGACGTGACCGCGCAGCTTCAGATCGAAGCGCAATTGCGCCAGCTACAGGCCGATTTCACGCACGCCGCGCGGATATCGACGCTGGGCGAACTGACCACATCGATCGCACATGAGGTCAATCAGCCCCTCGCCGCCATCCTCACCAACGCCGAAACCAGCCTGCGCTGGCTCTCAAAAGACGATCCCGATCTGGCCAAGGTCGCGCAACTGACGACGCGGATCGTCGCTGGTGCGCAGCGCGCGAACGGCATCGTCCAGCGTATCCGTGGCATGGCCACGAAGCATCAGCCGGAGCGGACCAAACTCGATATCAACGAAGTGGCGCAGGAAGCGTTGATGTTTCTTCGCCACGAGATCGAGACGCGCGACATCCGCATCGCGACGACGTTCGCGCATCGCCTGCCCAAGGTCACTGGCGATCGCATCCAGCTGCAACAGGTGATCGTCAATCTCCTGCTCAACGCTATTCAGGCCATGACGGCGGCACAGTCGGCCGACTGCGCCATTGCGATCGCCACGACCACGGACGGCAATGGTGGCTTGTCCTTTTCGATCCGCGACAGCGGCCCCGGTATTCCCGCCACCGACATCGATAGGATCTTCGAGGGATTTTTCACCACCAAGGAAGGCGGCCTCGGCATCGGCCTGGGCATCTGCCAGTCGATCATCATGGGGCATGGCGGCCTGATCCACGCCCTCAACCACCCGGAGGGCGGCGCCGAATTCCGTTTCAATCTTCCTTCTGCGTCGAGCAACTAG
- a CDS encoding Rrf2 family transcriptional regulator → MQLTRYTDYAVRVLLHVGARDEGDLSSIAEIAHVYDISRNHLMKVVQDLGQAGFLETVRGRNGGLRLGRPADEISIGEIVRHTETGFDLVDCSSCIVAPACTLPRILNEATRAFLAVLDRYTLADVLSRRADLRGLFGNFRTLEDKIKDVTPSV, encoded by the coding sequence GTGCAACTGACCCGCTATACCGATTATGCCGTGCGGGTTCTCTTGCATGTCGGCGCGCGCGACGAGGGGGATCTGTCCTCGATTGCCGAGATCGCGCATGTCTATGACATCTCGCGCAACCATCTGATGAAGGTCGTTCAGGATCTCGGCCAGGCGGGGTTTCTGGAAACGGTGCGCGGTCGCAATGGTGGGCTGCGGCTGGGCCGGCCGGCGGATGAGATTTCGATCGGTGAGATCGTGCGCCACACCGAGACGGGCTTTGACCTTGTCGACTGCAGTTCATGCATCGTCGCCCCGGCCTGCACGCTGCCCCGCATCCTCAATGAAGCGACGCGCGCCTTTCTGGCGGTGCTCGATCGCTACACCCTTGCCGATGTGCTGAGCCGGCGCGCGGACCTGCGGGGGCTGTTCGGCAATTTCAGGACGCTTGAGGACAAGATCAAGGATGTCACGCCCTCGGTTTGA
- a CDS encoding response regulator transcription factor, producing the protein MSKADTTETPPLVLIVDDDEEVREAIRELLLSVGQQAICYGSTRELLDAPCLDQAACLVLDVRMPGSSGLDLQQRLVAGGMSTPIVFLTGHGDIPMSVQAMKAGAIDFLTKPVRDQTLIDAVMLAIERDTAQRASAQAIQQHVDRYATLTARETQVMREVARGRLNKQIAYDLGISEITVKLHRGNLMKKMQAGSVGELIRAWEALPTGLREMRPT; encoded by the coding sequence ATGAGCAAGGCAGACACCACGGAAACACCACCCCTCGTCCTGATCGTCGATGATGATGAGGAGGTTCGAGAAGCCATACGCGAATTGCTTCTGTCCGTGGGACAACAGGCGATCTGTTACGGTTCGACGCGCGAACTTCTCGACGCGCCATGTCTCGACCAGGCCGCCTGTCTCGTCCTCGATGTACGCATGCCGGGATCGAGCGGTCTGGACTTGCAGCAGCGGCTCGTCGCGGGCGGCATGAGTACGCCGATCGTTTTCCTAACGGGGCATGGCGACATTCCGATGTCGGTGCAGGCTATGAAGGCCGGTGCCATCGATTTCCTCACGAAGCCGGTGCGCGATCAGACGCTGATCGACGCCGTCATGCTCGCGATCGAACGCGACACCGCGCAACGCGCCAGTGCGCAGGCGATCCAACAGCATGTCGATCGCTACGCAACCCTCACCGCGCGCGAGACGCAGGTGATGCGCGAGGTCGCTCGCGGCCGGCTGAACAAACAGATCGCCTACGATCTCGGCATCAGCGAAATCACGGTCAAACTCCACCGCGGCAATCTGATGAAGAAGATGCAGGCCGGCTCGGTCGGCGAACTGATCCGGGCTTGGGAGGCCCTGCCCACCGGCCTGCGCGAGATGCGGCCAACCTAG
- a CDS encoding oxidoreductase has translation MMTPQSPILSGFGPASTAADVMAGIDLAGRTAIVTGGYSGLGLVSALALARAGASVIVPARDVGKARAALEGQAGITLAEMDLADPGSIVRFARDFLETGQPLSILINSAGVMATPLFRDADGHEGQFAVNHLGHYRLVCAVWPALVAGAGRVVSVSSRGHQIAPVMFDDIDFRIRAYDKWVAYGQSKTANALFARGLDRRGAAAGVRAFSLHPGQILTDLARHLSTEEIDSFDARDADGKPRVDPELGMKTVEQGAATQLWCATSPMLAGMGGVYCEDCDIAGINQSEIGRKGVAAWAADDEAAERLWAISEHWTGMTIGG, from the coding sequence ATGATGACCCCGCAATCTCCGATCCTGTCCGGCTTCGGGCCGGCTTCCACCGCCGCCGACGTGATGGCGGGTATCGATCTCGCCGGTCGCACGGCCATCGTGACCGGCGGCTATTCGGGCCTGGGTCTGGTCAGCGCACTGGCACTGGCAAGGGCCGGCGCGTCGGTGATCGTGCCTGCGCGCGACGTGGGGAAGGCGCGCGCGGCGCTTGAGGGGCAAGCGGGCATCACGCTTGCGGAGATGGACCTTGCCGATCCCGGCTCGATCGTGCGCTTCGCCCGCGACTTTCTGGAGACGGGGCAGCCGCTGTCGATCCTGATCAACAGTGCCGGCGTGATGGCGACGCCTTTATTCCGCGATGCCGACGGGCATGAGGGGCAGTTTGCGGTCAACCACCTCGGGCACTATCGGCTGGTCTGTGCCGTATGGCCTGCGCTCGTGGCCGGTGCGGGCCGTGTCGTGTCGGTATCGTCGCGCGGCCACCAGATCGCGCCCGTGATGTTCGACGACATCGATTTTCGTATCCGCGCCTATGATAAATGGGTCGCTTATGGGCAGTCGAAGACCGCGAATGCATTGTTCGCGCGCGGGCTGGACCGGCGTGGCGCGGCGGCTGGCGTGCGAGCCTTCTCGTTGCATCCGGGGCAGATATTGACCGATCTCGCGCGGCATCTTTCGACCGAGGAGATCGATAGCTTCGATGCGCGCGATGCCGATGGCAAGCCGCGGGTCGACCCGGAGCTCGGCATGAAAACGGTGGAGCAGGGCGCCGCCACCCAATTGTGGTGCGCGACCAGCCCGATGCTGGCGGGAATGGGCGGCGTCTATTGCGAGGATTGCGATATTGCAGGGATCAACCAGTCCGAAATCGGGCGCAAGGGGGTCGCCGCCTGGGCGGCCGACGACGAAGCGGCCGAGCGCCTTTGGGCGATTTCCGAACATTGGACGGGCATGACGATCGGTGGCTAG
- a CDS encoding organic hydroperoxide resistance protein codes for MTTKILYSTTARANGGRDGKAETIDGAFAVTLGTPKELGGNGQGNNPEQLFASGYAACFLGAMKFAAAQNASLPRVPADTTVEATVGIGPRSDKGFGLAVKLVIALPGIDRADAEALVAEADTICPYSHATRGNIDVAITVA; via the coding sequence ATGACCACGAAGATTCTGTACTCGACCACCGCCCGCGCCAATGGCGGCCGTGACGGCAAGGCGGAGACCATCGACGGCGCCTTCGCTGTCACACTCGGCACGCCGAAGGAATTGGGCGGCAACGGCCAGGGCAACAATCCCGAACAGCTTTTCGCGTCGGGCTATGCCGCCTGCTTTTTGGGCGCGATGAAGTTTGCGGCGGCGCAGAACGCATCGCTGCCCCGCGTTCCGGCGGACACCACCGTCGAGGCGACCGTGGGCATCGGCCCGCGCAGCGACAAGGGCTTCGGCCTGGCCGTCAAACTCGTCATCGCCTTGCCGGGCATCGATCGCGCGGACGCAGAGGCGCTCGTCGCCGAAGCCGACACGATCTGCCCATACAGCCATGCGACCCGCGGCAACATCGACGTCGCCATCACGGTCGCGTGA
- a CDS encoding alternative oxidase, protein MIDHVAVSIEHRRPQDAGDRIAWGFTKTMRFFADLLFQQRHGHRAIVIETVAAVPGMVGATLTHLKCLRRMTDDNGWIRTLMEEAENERMHLMTFIKVAQPNAFERLLILLVQAGFYCAFFGLYLVAPRVAHRVVGYFEEEAVISYTHFLQAIDAGKIANGPAPAIALHYWKLPADATLRDVVLVVRADEAHHRDVNHGFADELNGQTAGTIAPYPEHAADVRIAA, encoded by the coding sequence ATGATTGACCATGTCGCCGTGAGCATCGAACATCGCCGCCCGCAGGATGCGGGCGATCGCATCGCCTGGGGTTTCACCAAGACGATGCGCTTCTTCGCCGACCTGCTGTTCCAGCAGCGTCACGGCCACCGTGCCATCGTGATCGAGACGGTCGCCGCTGTGCCGGGCATGGTGGGGGCGACGCTGACCCACCTGAAATGCCTGCGCCGGATGACCGACGACAATGGCTGGATCCGCACCCTGATGGAGGAGGCGGAGAATGAGCGGATGCACCTGATGACCTTCATCAAGGTGGCGCAGCCCAATGCCTTCGAACGGCTGCTGATCCTGCTGGTGCAGGCAGGTTTCTACTGCGCGTTCTTCGGCCTCTACCTGGTCGCCCCGCGCGTCGCGCACCGCGTCGTCGGCTATTTCGAGGAAGAGGCAGTGATCAGCTACACCCACTTCCTGCAGGCGATCGATGCGGGCAAGATTGCGAATGGCCCCGCGCCTGCGATAGCGCTCCATTATTGGAAGCTGCCCGCCGATGCGACGCTGCGCGACGTGGTGCTGGTGGTGCGTGCCGACGAAGCGCATCATCGCGACGTCAATCATGGCTTCGCAGACGAGCTGAACGGGCAGACTGCCGGCACCATCGCGCCCTATCCCGAACATGCCGCGGACGTCAGGATCGCGGCCTGA
- a CDS encoding response regulator transcription factor encodes MSRVPAVAIVDDDEAIREALEDLMVVEGFDCQAFDGAAAFLADYDRTHFDCLITDVRMPGMSGIELLEYLRSLGSRLPVIVLTSVIDEQSRARSLALGAKAWLTKPAAENVLLGELRRAI; translated from the coding sequence TTGTCCAGAGTTCCTGCTGTCGCAATCGTTGACGATGACGAAGCCATCCGTGAAGCCTTGGAGGATTTGATGGTGGTTGAGGGTTTCGACTGTCAGGCCTTCGACGGCGCCGCCGCCTTCCTTGCCGACTATGATCGCACGCACTTCGATTGCCTGATCACCGATGTGCGGATGCCGGGGATGAGCGGGATCGAACTACTCGAATATCTGCGATCGCTGGGGTCGCGTCTGCCCGTCATTGTCCTGACATCGGTCATCGATGAGCAAAGCCGTGCGCGCTCGCTCGCGCTTGGCGCGAAGGCGTGGCTGACCAAGCCCGCCGCCGAAAATGTGTTGCTCGGCGAACTGCGCAGGGCGATCTGA